ATCACGCCCGCACATTAATATGTTGTTATCGTTAATATGCTCTACTGTCTCAGTTGGATATATTTGAATCATGTCATGAGGAACCCTCTCCATGATTACTGCTGCAGCTACTTTTAGATGTACTTTCTAAGTGTGCAATTGGGCTGTGATTGAAGGATGCTGTAtgtgattaaataaatatatgtctATGAGGAACTGTGTTATTTTGTTCCACTTCAGTATTACgtctctcttcccttcccatcTTTTATATTGTTCAGTTCACAAACATATTTTACTATGATGACCACACCCAACCTCCCATTTTTAATCAAGAAGAAAAGTTGAATTTAATGGGTTTACAAAGCTTTAAGTTGGTAACTATGTGGGTTCTTTTCAGATTACTGAATTGTGATGTGGATAGCTATAGCtgttgtaaatatatatttcttaaaATTCTTTGTCAGGTTATTTTATGCCTAATCACTGACTGATTAAGCTAAAAGATAACACAAAATATTGTATTGATGTCAATGGCGGACAGATGCAGTTACCCACACAACATTTTATGTCTCTCATAGTGTTAAGAAGAAGCTTGAAATGGTGTGATTATCCACAAGAAGCAACATGGCAGGTGGCTAAAATAGTTAGATTGTTACAGCATTTAGAATTGCTTATACTCAAGCAGGAACAGaccacattttcattaaatacacaaaaaaaccctttattCCAGATGTATCAACATTAGAGACAAAATCCAGTTAAGAAAATCGAAGcatcttattttaatttctgttaaaGGGTTAGTCCATAGTTTCAGTCTCACTCAAATGTATCCAATGATGTCATTGCATATGATGGGTTGTCGGCTGCCAGTCTTCATCAGAGCGGTGAACTGGTAGAAGTCAGTGTCCAGTTGATGCAGTCCTGTGTGGGACTGGTGAAAGAAAGGTTTGAGAGCCTGGAGTCCCACAGGACAGGACATCCGTTTGGAAGCGCCTGCAGCCCTGCTGACCCTTGCTGAGTCTGCTGGCCTTGGCCTCACCTCTACACTTTTAGACATCCCTGCCAGTCTCTTGCGCATGTTGACCAAAACTTCTTTAGCAAGGCGCCGGCCAGCACTGGGCTTCAGTTGTGTTGGCTCAGGACACTCTGGTAGGTCCATCCAGTTCTTTATCAAGTCAGCAAAGCTGTTGTCCCCCAAAACGAGGGGCTGTCTGTTCCTGCTGCGGCTCAGCAGCGACGTTGTCCAGTCCTCTGGGTCACTTGCCTCAAATGAGGTCCAGCGCTCCAGGCAAGCGTCCGAGGTTGATTTGGGACGGATACGGCAAGAAGGTCCTCTGTTTGTGCGGAGGCAGGCAGAAGATGAGACTCGCACGTTTCTGGTCCTCCTCAGCACCACACCTTCATCTTGCCAAGAAGCCTCAGAGTAACCCGAGTCCACGTCCACGCTCTTTTCACTGCTGGTGGAGCCTTGTGCCAGTCGTTCATGctcctgctgctcttcctcctcttccaaGGGGCTGGCCAGGCAGCAGGCAGAGTCATAGGTGCTGGCTTCACTGGTGTCAGAAACATGTAGTCGAGTGAGTCGCTCCTGCTTGGCCCTCTGTTTGCAGAGCCGTGTTGCAGCGAAAGACCGAACACACGGTTCACTCAGTGGCCTTGGCCTGCTTATCTGCTTCAGGTCCTGCAAGGATCTCATCATGTACTGCATTTGGTCCTGGAGGCAATCAGTAGAATCTCCTAAACACAGCTACACAATGAGAAAGACACAAAGGCTTAGTGGTGCAGGCAGAATTCAAATTAAgcctgtatttaaaaataactctGTATTTAGAAATAACACTACCAAAACAacttaaagaaagaaaggttACAATCAACTTTTGTAGCAGGCGAAAGAGCAGTTAGGCTGTGCCCTGGCCAGTATAGCTGAGGCTTGAAAAGTTCCCTGTGTTATTTCCAGAACTGGGCCAATAAGATTTTTACCGGCTGAGATCACTCTGCTCTATGACCATACAACAAGTGAAGCATTCCTGACAAACCTCAGAGCAGTTTTATGGAGACCATCTCGTGCAGTATGAtcccagaaaatgaaaatgtcatggCTCTGAGAACAGGATGCACATTTTATACTGGGGAAACACTCCCTGCATCCTAAAGCTAGAGGGGAAGTTCGAACAAAGTAGAGCTGAATCATGGAGGAGTGCAGAGGCTCACTTATAATCTCTGGACTCCCCTCACTCACAGGATGTTGACTGGTCTGTATTATAAAGCAGGAAATGGCTGCAACGTTTTGGAATTACACAATGATCGTGTATTGATTATGAATCATAACATCTTCCAGTCTTTAGATAAACTGAAATCAGAGCAAGTGTAATCAGAAgattaactttttttccctcgtGTACTTTGTCCGTTTTTACAAGTTATTATAATATTAAGTTTGCTGAGCCTCCCTGCCCTGCCAGGGTTTGACTTGGAGTAGCGAGGACACCACAATGCCATGATGTTATCACAGCTGTGGGTGCTGAACCATTTGGCCCCTGGGGGAGACTTATCTGACATACAGAGACATCCTCAGTGGGACTCTGTGGTCAGTCTGCCACTTTTAAAATGCCCTGTTCTCCTTGGTGTTCTCCTTGGCTGCTTTCACACAACAGGGAGAAGTGACTCACTCAGTTGTATACATTTGGCAAGCACAGTTTGGTTTGAATTAACTGTGACTTGGGGGATTACAACACATCATCTTTAcaaccccccctcctcctttcaaACAGTCATGAAAGGGAAAACTTTAAGAATCAGAACTAAAATGTTCTGTTCACTagtttgtgcaaaaaaaaacaaccccaaaacGACTAAAGTGTCTCAGAGAGTCCTCAGCAATGGTCTTTACAATCACAGTGACGCCACTGCAATGCAACTAAACTGGTCAAATATATGAAAGCAcgtggggaaaaaaggaaaagaagaaacttACCATTGCATGTGAGTAAATATCTGCAGCGAAGTTCAGGATCCCGTCAGTTGTTTCTgcgacgaaaaaaaaaaaaaaaaaacccagcgcATTAGATAAGTGATCAGTTTGTCACCAGTACGCTTCTCCAGCCATGTAGTAATTTACAAGTAACAACACTCACCTTTGCATTTGCTTCAGGATGAGCTCCCAGCGCATTCGACAAGTCCACAGATTACAGTTTATCGGAGGTGACGCCTCTCCGAGTTCCCTCTCTCCCTGAACCTGATGAGGGTCTGACAGCGGACTTTGACGATGCTGAGCTCTTCTCTGCAGCAAATCAGCGCAGCGCATCGCAAAACCGGCCAATGGCAAGTCGCCTGAAACAAGATACCTCCCTGCGTGATTACAGGGGTTCACACTGTAACTGTATTGTGTCGTACTGCACTTTTGAGGCTCCACATCTGGAGCTGGATAGTgagatcattttcatttaacaataaataaatgatcacaGAACCTTTTAAAAGGGTTTCCATGGGACTACTAAGTGTCCAAATACTAAGAAATGTTGTCAATAATCGACAATGATAACTATAATCGATTagtaattactttatttttaagacCAACtcttttcattgtattttcCATAGGCTGTGTGCATTAATGCTGAGTATAAACTGTCACTTTTGCAAAAGTTGTCTTGGACAAATACTGAAACTCTGCGGCACTGAAATCTACATGTCGCCACCTTGTGGATCTCCCATATCACCATTCTCTCTCGTCCCTGAATATAAACCTTTTCGCACCCTGTCTGAGGGTCTTAGCAAGGCATACGGTCTAGTCggtatttttttcttagtgggtattttgaaatgcaaacgTGCTATTGGCGCTCCTGTGAAGTTCTCATTTCATTTGGAGATGAGCAAAGTATTCATGACTGCGCCTCCCCGCCTCACCTCAGCGGATGCTGAGAACACTCTGTATTGTAATTCGGCCAAGTGCAGTGGTGAAACAAATGCCCGGGGTAAAAGCGCCAGCACAAAGGTGTAAAAATATCCCATTACAAGTCTAGCATCCAAAATCCTACTTGAgtaacaataaatataaaagtattatcagcaaaaagtacttaagtagcataaaacagcaaaagtaaaGGTACTCATTCTGCAAAAAGATGGCCCCTATAATTGATTATTATACACATCATCATTAGATTACTGATGCAACACTTTGTAAGTAGCATCTCACTGTTTcctggttgaggtggagctagttttaggTAGTTTAGTACTGTGGTTACTTTTACATTCATCCATCCTGCCATTAGCTTATACCACATATCCTTTGAAGGTCtttcttgcatttttctttaatgaaatattattaatatcGATTGCACCTATTCGGGcttcaaactgttatttaatGAAACATATGAAAAATTTAGTGGACAGTCACTTTTTTCGGAGCTGCTAACAACTAATGGACATCTGAGACATGACAAAAAGTCCCAAGTAGACATTGTGTAGACACCTAATAATAgatcacaagccaaaaaggttgagAACGGATCGCCAcgtgtattgtatttttatacactcatcatgttttgttttttttttaaatgcaaaatcttaatctaatattaactttaaaccatatctgtcaaataaaagctCTAGagtataaaagtataaagtagcagaaaatggaaatattcgAGTAAAGAAGTACCATGTGGGTTTTCTTTGTTAGCTGTGAGGAATTCAAAACCACTACTGGTACACTGTCATACACTTATTCAGTGCCAGTGCGTTTCTATTTCTATTCTGTAGTTCTCTTTCTGTATTCTTTTTAGTTTAATCTTTAGTACTGCTTTGGTCCAAAtgtgaagaaacaaaataaaatgctatgtatgcattttcttttgacacATCACACTGCAGAATAAAAGATCATGTGACCAaacctttatttacattttacaagtGAATGACTTCTACCTTAATATTAATGAACGACTATCATCCATTGGTTGTGGTGCATCTTAATCATGGGTTATGTGAACGGAAGTGGAGTAGAAATAGCCCTAATTCACACTATGAAGATAGCATGTCTCTAAAGAACAAGTGTAAACAGATATCAAGGCACAAACATATGGAAAAAGACTTGGAATGAAATGAATAGTACAGAACAAACCATGTTAGGAACAGACATAACCACTTAAAAATCTTGCAGATATCCTAAAAGTGACACATAAccatttctgttttgctttttttaaatgcaaaatcttaatctaatattaactttaaaccatatctgtcaaataaaagctCTAGagtataaaagtataaagtagcagaaaatggaaatattcgAGTAAAGAAGTACCATGTGGGTTTTCTTTGTTAGCTGTGAGGAATTCAAAACCACTACTGGTACACTGTCATACACTTATTCAGTGCCAGTGCGTTTCTATTTCTATTCTGTAGTTCTCTTTCTGTATTCTTTTTAGTTTAATCTTTAGTACTGCTTTGGTCCAAAtgtgaagaaacaaaataaaatgctatgtatgcattttcttttgacacATCACACTGCAGAATAAAAGATCATGTGACCAaacctttatttacattttacaagtGAATGACTTCTACCTTAATATTAATGAACGACTATCATCCATTGGTTGTGGTGCATCTTAATCATGGGTTATGTGAACGGAAGTGGAGTAGAAATAGCCCTAATTCACACTATGAAGATAGCATGTCTCTAAAGAACAAGTGTAAACAGATATCAAGGCACAAACATATGGAAAAAGACTTGGAATGAAATGAATAGTACAGAACAAACCATGTTAGGAACAGACATAACCACTTAAAAATCTTGCAGATATCCTAAAAGTGACACATAACCAtttctgttttgcttctttAAAGAAGTTACTTAAGGAATGTTATTCAGTTTGTGGGAGTACAGGCTAATCTACGGACAGTCATGCAGAACAATGCACTTTAGTACAACTGTGAATATTGATTCTGTGTAAACAttgtacaaaaaacattttcccttcATCGATTTCCAATCTCcatgcttgtttgttttcttctaaaAATAAGCTCTGTGCAGTCAAAAGGTTCATAAAATGCCAAGGTTAGTAAACATAAGTTAATGtggtttttataaaaaatctgtttttgtactGTAACCTCTTATTAAACTTCAAAAGCAAAAGGGAAAATAGaatgaaaacctaaaaaaaaccctcaaatcAAGCAGAAatctaaatacaaaaaatagGCTGAAATTAGATAACTACCATTTAatgcagtggttctcaaactggcCCGTAAAGGCTTATTGAGGaagaa
This genomic interval from Xiphias gladius isolate SHS-SW01 ecotype Sanya breed wild chromosome 21, ASM1685928v1, whole genome shotgun sequence contains the following:
- the inka1b gene encoding PAK4-inhibitor inka2, giving the protein MLCLGDSTDCLQDQMQYMMRSLQDLKQISRPRPLSEPCVRSFAATRLCKQRAKQERLTRLHVSDTSEASTYDSACCLASPLEEEEEQQEHERLAQGSTSSEKSVDVDSGYSEASWQDEGVVLRRTRNVRVSSSACLRTNRGPSCRIRPKSTSDACLERWTSFEASDPEDWTTSLLSRSRNRQPLVLGDNSFADLIKNWMDLPECPEPTQLKPSAGRRLAKEVLVNMRKRLAGMSKSVEVRPRPADSARVSRAAGASKRMSCPVGLQALKPFFHQSHTGLHQLDTDFYQFTALMKTGSRQPIICNDIIGYI